Proteins found in one Candidatus Dependentiae bacterium genomic segment:
- a CDS encoding N-acetylmuramoyl-L-alanine amidase: MSLTKKYRILLGAILAITSTPMFPFFFSSPVKPKRVVTIMLDPAGDAQQTGRTIDDALERTLTLQYAEKLKQVVEEQNTNVRVVLSRDPGQTVQPLQNAHFANRLNVDLYLSIHFYAEHATQPTIYLYNFSYNDDFITKKFDTAFCSYDQAHLFNYGLTRTHGTIIQQTLHAEEYKRQFTCAGMYKLPCKPLIGIKAPAIMFEAGLKDKDTWTTYVDPIAESLKKIITMVQA; encoded by the coding sequence ATGTCGCTAACTAAAAAATATCGCATCTTACTCGGCGCTATACTTGCAATCACAAGTACGCCCATGTTCCCCTTCTTCTTCTCATCACCCGTGAAGCCAAAACGCGTGGTCACCATTATGCTTGACCCAGCTGGCGACGCACAACAAACAGGCAGAACTATTGACGATGCGCTAGAACGCACGTTGACGTTGCAGTACGCAGAAAAATTAAAACAAGTAGTGGAAGAACAAAACACCAATGTGCGTGTTGTCCTCAGCCGCGATCCTGGTCAAACAGTGCAGCCATTACAAAATGCGCACTTTGCCAACCGTCTTAATGTTGACCTCTATTTAAGCATTCACTTTTATGCCGAACACGCAACACAACCAACGATCTATCTCTATAACTTCTCCTATAACGATGACTTTATTACCAAGAAATTTGATACAGCTTTTTGCAGTTACGATCAAGCCCATTTGTTTAACTATGGCCTCACGCGCACGCATGGCACCATCATCCAACAAACATTACATGCAGAAGAATATAAGCGACAATTTACATGTGCAGGAATGTACAAGCTGCCCTGCAAACCACTCATTGGCATTAAAGCGCCTGCCATTATGTTTGAAGCTGGCCTGAAAGATAAAGATACCTGGACAACCTATGTCGACCCTATTGCAGAAAGTCTCAAGAAAATTATTACGATGGTACAAGCATGA
- a CDS encoding ATP-dependent RecD-like DNA helicase, which produces MNQNPTENITGTVERIVFQSPENGFAVFVVQINKNNSTLVRGYLNSIQPGEQVNMQGAWVMHPKFGKQFEASSCTTSAPTNVVGLKKYLGSGMIKGIGPSYAEKLVNYFGTEVLDVIDKHPQRLREVDGIGEKRLDVITKAWQDQKEISTVMVFLQDKGISPAYAVKIYKKYGQGSIAILNENPYRLAEDIWGIGFKIADQIAQNMGFEPHSIKRIKAGILFAITTTLNNGHLYLELNKLKDITCELLELQLEETAHTIKNALHELYNSDKIKLISYEDEHFVTLTQYYFSEKGVAQKLQKLCDYPSNHPFDLDAIYASLRMPSHERDLALNEDQQRGILACLQNKVTVITGGPGTGKTTIIKKLLHVLDSAQLTYRLAAPTGRAAKRITESTHRKATTLHRLLEFDFATMGFLKNEQNALALDYLIIDEASMIDIFLAYAVLKAIPLNAHLVLIGDVDQLPSVGAGNFLNDCIASGKITSIRLKEIFRQAQDSLIIVNAHRINTGEFPVTSLPDAKRDFFFIKEDLPEKVAEHLDVIFTQKLAQFGIHPNDAMVLVPMNRGVVGTQNLNHHLQAVLNKTTSEKQVMNHGTTFKIGDRVMQLRNNYDKHVFNGDIGFIDDINTEDRMLLVKYDETIVDYEFSELDELVLAYAISIHKSQGSEYAVAIIPIFMQHFTLLQRNLIYTAITRAKKICIFIGQTRAIAMAIKNNKGTVRQTFLQQFLTTDLQCR; this is translated from the coding sequence ATGAACCAAAATCCAACAGAGAATATTACCGGCACCGTAGAACGGATTGTGTTTCAAAGCCCAGAAAATGGTTTTGCTGTTTTTGTTGTACAAATCAATAAAAACAATTCAACGCTGGTGCGCGGCTACTTAAATTCCATCCAACCAGGCGAGCAAGTCAACATGCAGGGCGCATGGGTCATGCACCCCAAGTTTGGTAAACAATTTGAAGCAAGCTCCTGCACAACCTCTGCACCAACTAATGTTGTTGGTCTAAAAAAATACCTTGGCTCAGGGATGATTAAAGGCATTGGCCCAAGCTATGCAGAAAAACTGGTCAATTACTTTGGCACAGAAGTTCTTGATGTTATCGACAAACATCCACAACGTTTGCGCGAAGTTGATGGCATTGGCGAAAAACGACTTGATGTTATTACCAAGGCATGGCAGGACCAAAAAGAAATCTCCACCGTCATGGTTTTCTTGCAAGACAAAGGCATCTCGCCAGCGTATGCAGTGAAAATTTATAAAAAATATGGCCAAGGATCCATTGCGATTCTAAACGAAAATCCCTACCGATTGGCTGAAGATATTTGGGGTATAGGCTTTAAAATCGCTGATCAGATAGCGCAAAACATGGGCTTTGAACCCCATTCAATCAAGCGTATCAAAGCTGGCATTCTTTTTGCTATCACGACAACACTCAACAATGGCCACTTGTATCTTGAACTCAACAAACTCAAAGATATCACCTGCGAGTTACTCGAACTACAATTAGAAGAAACAGCCCACACTATTAAGAATGCGCTCCACGAACTGTACAATAGCGATAAGATAAAACTGATATCATATGAAGATGAACATTTTGTAACGCTCACTCAATACTATTTTTCTGAAAAAGGTGTAGCACAAAAATTACAAAAGCTCTGTGACTATCCGAGCAACCATCCCTTCGACCTTGATGCTATTTATGCTTCGTTGCGCATGCCAAGCCATGAGCGCGACCTCGCCCTCAATGAAGATCAACAACGTGGTATTTTGGCTTGCTTGCAAAACAAAGTGACCGTGATCACTGGTGGACCCGGAACCGGAAAAACAACTATTATTAAAAAATTACTCCACGTGCTGGACAGTGCACAATTGACCTATCGTCTTGCTGCACCAACAGGACGTGCTGCAAAGCGTATTACCGAAAGCACCCACCGCAAGGCAACAACCTTGCATCGTCTTCTTGAGTTTGATTTTGCTACCATGGGCTTTTTGAAAAACGAACAAAATGCGTTAGCGCTCGATTATTTGATTATCGATGAAGCGTCGATGATTGATATATTTTTAGCCTATGCAGTACTCAAGGCAATCCCTCTCAATGCACATTTGGTATTGATTGGTGACGTGGACCAACTACCTTCCGTTGGTGCCGGGAACTTCTTGAATGATTGCATAGCAAGCGGTAAAATCACCAGCATACGTCTCAAAGAAATTTTCCGCCAAGCGCAAGACAGTTTAATTATTGTCAACGCCCACCGTATCAATACGGGTGAATTTCCGGTAACATCATTGCCCGATGCAAAGCGCGACTTCTTTTTTATTAAGGAAGATCTGCCCGAAAAGGTAGCGGAACATTTAGATGTTATCTTTACACAAAAATTAGCCCAATTTGGCATTCATCCTAATGACGCAATGGTGCTGGTACCCATGAACCGCGGCGTTGTTGGCACACAAAATCTGAACCATCATTTGCAAGCTGTGCTGAATAAAACAACCAGCGAAAAACAAGTCATGAATCATGGCACTACTTTTAAAATTGGTGACCGCGTCATGCAACTGCGTAACAACTACGACAAACATGTTTTTAATGGTGACATTGGCTTTATCGATGACATTAATACCGAAGACCGTATGCTCTTGGTCAAATATGATGAAACCATTGTTGATTATGAATTTTCTGAATTAGATGAACTCGTACTTGCCTACGCTATCTCGATTCACAAAAGCCAAGGGTCTGAATATGCTGTTGCTATTATCCCTATATTCATGCAACACTTCACGCTATTACAACGAAACTTAATTTATACCGCCATAACTCGTGCTAAAAAAATCTGCATCTTTATTGGCCAAACACGAGCTATTGCCATGGCTATTAAAAATAATAAAGGCACTGTCCGTCAAACATTCCTACAACAATTTTTAACTACTGATTTACAATGTCGCTAA
- the atpE gene encoding ATP synthase F0 subunit C: MEDQVYAKVAAYMGAALVMGIGSIGPALGQGLIGMKACENIGKYPESSGKISQTMMIAMGLVETSAIYALLIALLLIFKF; this comes from the coding sequence ATGGAAGATCAGGTTTATGCTAAAGTAGCAGCGTATATGGGTGCAGCTTTAGTTATGGGTATTGGTTCTATTGGGCCTGCATTAGGACAAGGTCTTATTGGCATGAAGGCATGTGAAAATATCGGTAAATATCCAGAAAGTTCTGGCAAAATCAGTCAGACTATGATGATTGCAATGGGCCTTGTAGAAACATCGGCTATTTATGCATTGTTGATTGCCCTTTTACTTATTTTTAAATTTTAA
- the atpH gene encoding ATP synthase F1 subunit delta has protein sequence MIKAAEYTVSKRYATAFLNVFGDSISYADMQNVCAASEFFYQHKNLLFFLTWPVIDTGLKVRALNEALQKFSLGKPFDRLIDLLATHKRTYLIHATLKALCALYKQRNRIMDVAITSSNTLREQDLKALQEFLVNITGQSIIYTYKIDKNLIAGIRLQSDTVLWEYSIRKHLAHMKLPLIR, from the coding sequence ATGATAAAAGCCGCAGAATATACCGTATCAAAAAGATACGCAACTGCTTTTTTGAATGTCTTTGGCGATTCAATTTCGTATGCCGATATGCAGAATGTGTGCGCTGCGTCAGAATTTTTTTATCAGCATAAGAATCTATTATTTTTTTTGACATGGCCAGTGATTGATACGGGGCTAAAAGTTCGGGCTCTCAATGAAGCATTACAAAAGTTTTCATTAGGTAAGCCTTTTGATCGTTTGATCGATCTTCTAGCGACACATAAAAGAACCTATCTTATTCATGCAACATTAAAAGCATTGTGTGCGCTTTACAAGCAACGAAACCGCATTATGGATGTAGCTATTACGAGTTCAAATACATTGCGTGAACAAGACCTGAAAGCCCTGCAAGAGTTTCTTGTCAACATTACGGGGCAGAGTATTATATATACGTATAAGATTGATAAAAATTTGATAGCCGGTATTCGTCTGCAAAGTGACACGGTATTGTGGGAATATTCGATTCGTAAACATCTTGCACATATGAAGTTGCCGCTTATTCGTTAG
- the atpA gene encoding F0F1 ATP synthase subunit alpha → MDIKSIDLVALFEKTLSDLPQEKLQEIGIVVQVGDGICKVHGLDNAVYGELIDFEGGNQGIIFNLDEDAVSIFLLHATIPVAELETARRTGGVFKTATGMGLLGRVMSATGKPLDGLGEIHATEYRAIEASIPGIIERSPINESLETGIMAIDALVPIGKGQRELIIGNRSTGKTSVIIDTILHQKGKNVFCIYVAIGQRQANLARIVRLLQENDALSYTVIVTADAGEAVLNQYLAPYVGCTIAEYFRDQGHHALIVYDDLSNHAIAFREMSLLMRRAPGREAYPGDVFYLHSRLLERAGKLMNGGSITALPIVQIQSDDITAYIPTNLISITDGQIFLDTKLFNQGKRPAVNVELSVSRVGGAAQTNAIKKMTKALRLELAQYHELLDFAQFGTELDELSQKRLIRGGLAVEILKQPQSVTLSFVDQTLILFVFKEGFLDKLAMKDVHVFVMQFVSYVKSVYQEVYGTILSTADLSDDIRAQLVVIATEFSKLFIAPEDKNL, encoded by the coding sequence ATGGATATTAAAAGTATAGATCTTGTCGCGTTGTTTGAAAAAACATTGAGCGATTTGCCGCAAGAAAAATTACAAGAAATTGGTATTGTTGTTCAAGTGGGCGATGGTATTTGTAAGGTCCATGGACTAGACAATGCTGTGTATGGTGAGCTCATAGACTTTGAGGGTGGTAATCAAGGAATCATTTTTAATCTTGATGAAGACGCCGTTTCTATTTTTCTTTTGCATGCCACTATTCCGGTAGCAGAGTTGGAAACAGCTCGCAGAACCGGGGGTGTATTCAAAACAGCAACAGGAATGGGCTTGCTTGGCCGCGTGATGAGCGCGACAGGAAAACCACTTGATGGCTTGGGAGAAATTCATGCAACGGAATATCGTGCTATTGAAGCGAGCATTCCTGGCATCATTGAACGAAGCCCCATTAATGAATCACTCGAAACAGGTATTATGGCCATTGATGCCTTGGTACCAATCGGTAAGGGTCAGCGTGAGTTGATTATTGGTAACAGAAGTACCGGTAAAACATCTGTGATCATCGACACTATTTTGCATCAAAAAGGCAAGAATGTTTTCTGTATTTATGTTGCCATAGGGCAACGTCAAGCAAATTTGGCACGCATCGTGCGTTTGCTACAAGAGAATGATGCGCTTTCGTATACCGTCATTGTGACTGCTGATGCGGGTGAAGCAGTACTTAATCAATATTTGGCACCTTATGTTGGTTGCACCATCGCTGAATATTTCCGCGATCAAGGACATCATGCGTTAATTGTTTATGACGATTTGAGTAATCATGCTATCGCTTTCCGAGAAATGTCATTGTTAATGCGTAGAGCTCCTGGCCGTGAGGCTTATCCGGGTGATGTTTTCTATTTACATTCTCGTTTACTCGAACGTGCAGGCAAGTTAATGAACGGTGGTTCAATAACCGCATTACCCATTGTACAAATTCAGAGTGACGACATCACTGCCTATATTCCTACCAACCTTATTTCCATCACCGATGGCCAAATATTTTTAGACACCAAGCTCTTCAATCAGGGCAAGCGCCCAGCGGTTAACGTTGAGCTTTCTGTATCTCGTGTTGGTGGTGCTGCTCAAACAAATGCTATTAAAAAGATGACCAAGGCTTTGCGCTTGGAATTGGCGCAATATCATGAGTTGCTTGATTTTGCTCAGTTTGGCACCGAACTTGATGAATTGTCACAAAAGCGCCTTATTCGTGGTGGTTTGGCAGTAGAAATCCTCAAGCAGCCACAATCAGTCACCTTGTCATTTGTCGATCAGACACTGATTTTGTTTGTGTTTAAAGAAGGATTTTTAGATAAGCTTGCTATGAAAGATGTGCATGTTTTTGTGATGCAGTTTGTGAGCTATGTAAAGTCAGTGTATCAGGAAGTATACGGCACAATTTTGAGTACCGCAGACTTATCCGATGACATTCGAGCTCAGCTTGTGGTGATTGCGACTGAATTTAGTAAGCTTTTTATAGCTCCAGAAGACAAAAACCTCTAG
- a CDS encoding tyrosine-type recombinase/integrase produces the protein MVKFNAENERTKRCYFEWEKEANGKSISTIDNMRNAIYLFEKFTKFKSFKQITKEDIIAFKKHLTQKLNLRTQEPISKTYLLHTSNYLINLFKWLYGQKGYKQKINIADIAYFNLSDKDIQTARSPISKRYPTLEQLEHVIKNMPAETDVQKRNRAVIALLTLTGARVTAVASLKIKHVNLEAERIDQHPQEVKTKYSKKIITFFFPVGDIFKTIFIEWVHFLKHEKLSGNNASLFPSTKLSLDENSQFSRQKLDAVAWQTTACIRTIVKEAFEAAGLDYYNPHSFRNTIVNLGYQVCKTAEDSKAWSQNLGHSSLLTTFTSYGHIEEYSQGAIIKRLGKSDDDKPITMRDMQKLLAQNNTNITR, from the coding sequence GTGGTTAAATTTAATGCTGAAAATGAACGAACAAAACGATGCTATTTTGAATGGGAAAAAGAGGCTAATGGAAAGAGCATATCTACCATTGATAACATGCGCAATGCCATATACCTCTTTGAAAAGTTTACGAAATTCAAAAGCTTCAAACAGATCACCAAAGAGGATATTATCGCATTCAAAAAGCATCTCACCCAAAAACTCAATCTGAGGACTCAAGAACCAATAAGCAAAACCTACTTGCTTCATACTTCAAATTATCTCATCAACTTGTTCAAATGGCTTTATGGGCAAAAAGGATATAAGCAAAAGATTAACATTGCCGATATCGCATATTTTAATCTATCAGATAAAGACATACAGACCGCCCGCTCTCCCATATCCAAAAGATATCCCACACTTGAGCAATTGGAACATGTGATCAAAAATATGCCAGCCGAGACAGATGTTCAAAAGCGAAATCGTGCCGTGATAGCTCTTTTAACTTTAACTGGTGCCAGAGTCACAGCAGTGGCATCACTGAAGATCAAGCATGTAAATTTGGAAGCTGAACGTATCGATCAACACCCACAAGAAGTTAAAACGAAGTACAGCAAAAAAATTATCACCTTCTTTTTCCCTGTTGGAGATATTTTTAAAACCATTTTCATTGAGTGGGTACATTTTTTGAAACATGAAAAGTTATCTGGCAACAACGCTTCCTTATTCCCTAGCACCAAATTGTCGCTTGATGAAAACAGTCAATTTAGCAGACAAAAGCTTGACGCTGTTGCATGGCAAACAACTGCCTGTATCAGAACCATTGTTAAAGAAGCATTTGAAGCAGCAGGACTTGATTATTACAACCCTCACTCATTTCGAAATACCATTGTGAACCTTGGATATCAAGTTTGTAAAACAGCCGAAGACTCAAAAGCCTGGAGCCAGAACTTAGGGCATAGCAGCCTATTAACAACATTTACGAGCTATGGTCATATCGAAGAGTACAGTCAAGGTGCAATCATCAAAAGACTCGGAAAAAGTGATGACGATAAGCCAATTACAATGAGGGATATGCAAAAATTACTTGCACAAAACAATACCAACATAACCAGATAA
- a CDS encoding septation protein SpoVG family protein — protein MQNKVTEIQIIPVKPKDGLVGFASFVFDRSFYCASIGIYTRPQGGFRLTYPTRKTLNGAMPIFHPINKDVANLIEQAIIRQFERLHDNE, from the coding sequence ATGCAGAACAAAGTAACTGAAATTCAAATAATTCCCGTTAAGCCAAAAGATGGCCTGGTTGGCTTTGCAAGTTTTGTGTTTGATCGTTCATTTTATTGCGCATCTATTGGCATATATACGCGGCCGCAAGGAGGATTCAGACTCACCTACCCCACTCGCAAGACATTAAATGGCGCCATGCCCATTTTCCATCCTATCAACAAAGATGTCGCTAACCTTATCGAACAAGCAATCATTAGACAATTTGAGCGATTACATGACAACGAATAA
- a CDS encoding zinc ribbon domain-containing protein YjdM, producing the protein MINLPKCPKCSSEYTYEDDEMLICPECAHEWSVEVESDNAEDKKIVKDANGNILNDGDSVALIKDLKIKGSSSVVKAGTKVKNKRLVDEDHNIDCKIDGFGKMGLKSEFVKKI; encoded by the coding sequence ATGATTAATTTACCAAAGTGTCCAAAATGTAGTTCAGAGTATACTTATGAAGATGATGAGATGTTGATTTGTCCAGAATGTGCTCATGAGTGGAGCGTAGAAGTAGAAAGTGACAACGCTGAAGATAAAAAGATTGTCAAAGATGCGAATGGAAATATCTTGAATGATGGTGACTCTGTAGCGCTCATCAAAGATCTTAAAATAAAAGGGAGTTCATCGGTCGTAAAAGCTGGTACAAAAGTAAAAAACAAACGGTTGGTCGATGAAGATCATAATATTGATTGCAAAATTGATGGATTTGGGAAGATGGGTTTGAAATCTGAGTTTGTCAAAAAGATATAG
- a CDS encoding MepB family protein, with the protein MKSHNAIHPDLIAAQELVYESCGFICKNIVQKTESQEYGACTFEMNNNIIKFRVAKITPTKIGQFVTLWKRIGTGPIMPYDMADSVDLFVVSVRNAEHFGQFVFPKSVLWQKGFVSKDEIGGKRAMRVYPPWDITDSPQAKKTQSWQLLYFVEIQPSMDIEKIRKLFS; encoded by the coding sequence ATGAAATCTCATAACGCTATTCACCCTGACCTTATTGCAGCCCAAGAACTCGTCTACGAGTCATGTGGATTTATTTGTAAGAACATAGTGCAAAAAACAGAAAGCCAAGAGTATGGCGCCTGCACTTTTGAAATGAACAACAACATCATCAAATTCCGTGTGGCAAAAATCACCCCAACAAAAATTGGACAGTTTGTTACCTTGTGGAAGCGCATTGGAACGGGCCCGATCATGCCTTATGATATGGCAGACTCCGTAGACCTATTTGTAGTGAGTGTGCGCAACGCTGAGCATTTTGGTCAATTTGTTTTTCCAAAATCTGTGTTGTGGCAAAAAGGATTTGTATCAAAAGATGAAATAGGTGGCAAACGGGCCATGCGCGTTTATCCGCCATGGGATATAACCGACAGCCCACAAGCTAAAAAGACTCAATCGTGGCAGCTCTTATATTTTGTTGAGATTCAACCAAGCATGGATATAGAAAAAATTAGAAAGCTATTCAGCTAA